A window from Purpureocillium takamizusanense chromosome 3, complete sequence encodes these proteins:
- a CDS encoding uncharacterized protein (COG:J~EggNog:ENOG503NVR8): protein MGRLLVELKYVEQRTVDKYRRQAEKSGKQSFALAWVMDQGTEERDRGVTIDIATNHFETARTKFTILDAPGHRDFVPNMIAGASQADFAILVIDANTGAYEKGLKGQTKEHVLLLRSLGVQRLIVAVNKLDMVGWSRERFDEIAEQVGGFLTGLGFQEKSVTFVPISGLSGDNVGRRIEDAAASWYGGTTLIEALEEAVPTSTRALRKPFRMGISEVFRSAQGTATLAGRVDSGTVQVGDSVLVQPSGEGGYVKSIMADTEGREWAVAGQSVTVALTSIDPVHIRVGDILCEARNPIPCADTFTMKAMAFEHVMVMPVDLHRGRLHAPGQVQTILATLDKATGAVVKKKPKVVQPGAVARLVITLAAKVPLEAGQRVVIRSGGETIAAGLLE, encoded by the coding sequence ATGGGCCGCCTGCTGGTGGAGCTCAAGTACGTGGAGCAGCGGACCGTCGACAAGTACCGGCGACAGGCGGAAAAATCGGGCAAGCAGTCCTTTGCGCTGGCGTGGGTCATGGACCAGGGCACCGAGGAGCGCGACCGCGGTGTGACGATTGACATTGCGACGAACCACTTCGAGACGGCAAGGACCAAGTTTACGATACTGGACGCGCCGGGCCACCGCGACTTTGTGCCCAACATGATTGCCGGTGCCAGCCAGGCCGACTTTGCCATCCTGGTCATCGACGCCAACACGGGGGCCTACGAGAAGGGACTCAAGGGGCAGACCAAGGAgcacgtgctgctgctgcggagcCTCGGCGTGCAGCgactcatcgtcgccgtaAATAAGCTCGACATGGTCGGCTGGTCGCGGGAGCGCTTTGACGAGATCGCGGAGCAGGTGGGCGGCTTCCTGACGGGGCTGGGTTTCCAAGAAAAGTCAGTCACCTTTGTGCCGATATCCGGGCTCAGCGGCGACAACGTCGGGCGCCGgatcgaggacgcggcggcgtcgtggtaCGGCGGCACGACCCTGATCGAGGCCCTGGAAGAGGCGGTGCCGACatcgacgcgggcgctgcggaAGCCGTTCCGGATGGGCATCTCGGAGGTGTTCCGGTCGGCGCAGGGCACCGCGACGCTGGCGGGCCGGGTGGACTCGGGGACGGTGCAGGTGGGCGACTCGGTGCTGGTGCAGCCGAGCGGCGAGGGGGGCTACGTCAAGTCCATCATGGCGGACACGGAGGGCCGGGagtgggcggtggcggggcaGAGCGTGACGGTGGCGCTGACGAGCATCGACCCGGTACACATCCGCGTGGGCGACATCCTGTGCGAGGCCCGGAACCCGATCCCCTGCGCCGACACGTTCACGATGAAGGCCATGGCCTTTGAGCACGTCATGGTGATGCCCGTCGACCTGCACCGCGGCCGACTGCACGCGCCGGGACAGGTGCAGACGATCCTAGCGACGCTCGACaaggcgacgggcgccgtggtcaagaagaagcccaaggTCGTGCAACCGGGGGCAGTGGCGCGCCTAGTCATTAcgctggcggccaaggtGCCCCTAGAGGCTG
- a CDS encoding uncharacterized protein (COG:J~EggNog:ENOG503NVR8): MPVTTYTEDDLVDQFDEFEGDDDELSPEDKVAMSEATAAVQKVLGDQVTVAQIQEALWHYYYDVDKSVAYLRRTFISPPKPAPKKAEPAPKKPEPAPKKPEPAPKKPEGKSGEFSFSDALGLFVRAGREPDPGDVLREFDDMPWMNVPRHRLATMEPPPWRGGLLGGGSEPKMSKLQALAAARKKKTETAQAENGLKRLSISDAEPSKRQKNWSRPPLEEQPPQSPRVPPSQTPPARAPPVQTPDGQASGAPPDPPKAAMPTASQSQPPLQMQPVPQPSAFARTLFGPPARSTRPEMFAMPYASALSAEAFDQPSPDDIVLAAQAKGSLARQSNELI; this comes from the coding sequence ATGCCTGTCACTACGTACACAGaggacgacctcgtcgaccaaTTCGACGAGTTCGAaggggacgacgatgagctgAGCCCCGAGGACAAGGTAGCCATGAGCGAggctaccgccgccgtgcagaAAGTCCTCGGCGACCAGGTCACGGTTGCGCAAATACAAGAGGCGCTATggcactactactacgacgtGGACAAGTCGGTCGCGTACCTGCGGCGCACCTTCATCTCGCCCCCGAAGCCGGCACCGAAAAAGGCGGAGCCGGCGCCCAAGAAGCCAGAGCCGGCACCCAAGAAGCCAGAGCCGGCACCCAAGAAGCCAGAGGGTAAGTCGGGCGAATTCTCCTTTTCTGACGCACTCGGCCTGTTTgtgcgcgccggccgggaGCCGGACCCGGGTGACGTGCTGCGCGAGTTCGACGACATGCCCTGGATGAACGTGCCGCGGCACCGCCTGGCAAccatggagccgccgccttggcggggcggcctgctcggcggcggcagcgagcccAAGATGTCCAAGCTgcaggcgctggccgcggcgcggaagaagaagacggagacggcgcaaGCGGAGAACGGCCTGAAGCGACTGTCCATCTCAGACGCGGAACCGTCTAAGCGGCAAAAGAACTGgtctcggccgccgcttgaagagcagccgccgcagtcgcctCGAGTACCGCCGTCTCAGACACCGCCAGCCCGAGCTCCGCCAGTACAGACGCCAGACGGCCAAGCATCAGGTGCACCACCAGATCCGCCCAAGGCCGCGATGCCCACAGCCTCTCAGTCTCAACCCCCGCTTCAAATGCAGCCCGTCCCGCAGCCGTCCGCCTTTGCCCGAACGCTCTTTGGACCGCCAGCGCGCAGCACCAGGCCCGAGATGTTTGCCATGCCCTACGCGTCCGCCCTGTCCGCCGAGGCGTTCGATCAGCCGAGTCCCGACGACATCGTGCTGGCCGCCCAGGCAAAAGGTAGTTTGGCGAGACAAAGTAACGAGCTAATCTAA
- the CCT5 gene encoding T-complex protein 1 subunit epsilon (COG:O~BUSCO:EOG09261HM3~EggNog:ENOG503NVV4), which translates to MSLNLDVSNAQVLKDEQGRPFIVVRDQGKKKRQFGNEAVKSHILAARTVANLVKSSLGPRGLDKILISPDGDITVTNDGATIMQQMEVSNHVAKLLVELSKSQDDEIGDGTTGVVVLAGALLEQAADLIDKGIHPIRIADGYDQACDIAIAELDKISDTIDFSREETANLVKVARTSLGSKIVSKSHDQFANIAVDAVLSVADLERRDVDFELIKVDGKVGGALEDSLLVKGVIVDKDFSHPQMPSEIRDAKIAILTCAFEPPKPKTKHHLDITSVEEFKKLQNYEREKFIEMIQQIKDTGANLAICQWGFDDEANHLLLQNKLPAVRWVGGPEIELIAIATNGRIVPRFEDLKAEKLGSAGIVREMTFGTTREKMLVIEECANTRAVTVFVRGSNKMIIDEAKRSLHDALCVVRNLVRDNRVVYGGGAAEIACSLAVEDAAVQTPGLEQYAMRAFSEALDAVPMALAENSGLNPISTLAEVKSQQVKGGRGRLGVDCMGQGSNDMKEAFVIDPLIGKKQQLQLATQLCRMVLKVNNVIVSGVDENDF; encoded by the exons atgtcgctCA ATCTGGACGTCTCGAACG CCCAGgtgctcaaggacgagcaggGCCGCCCGTTTATCGTGGTCAGAGA TcaagggaagaagaagcggcaGTTTGGAAATGAGGCCGTCAAGTCGCacatcctcgccgcgcggACGGTGGCCAACCTCGTCAAGTCGTCGCTGGGCCcgcgcggcctcgacaagaTCCTCATCtcgcccgacggcgacatcacGGTGACCAACGACGGCGCGACCATCATGCAGCAGATGGAGGTCAGCAACCACGTGGCCAAGCTGCTCGTGGAGCTGTCCAAGtcgcaggacgacgagattGGCGACGGCACGACGGGCGTCGTGGTGCTGGCCGGGGCGCTGCTTGAGCAGGCGGCCGACCTCATCGACAAGGGCATCCACCCCAtccgcatcgccgacggctACGACCAGGCCTGCGACATTgccatcgccgagctcgacaagaTTTCCGACACGATAGACTTTTCgcgcgaggagacggccaACCTGGTCAAGGTGGCGCGGACCAGCCTGGGCAGCAAGATTGTGTCCAAGTCGCACGACCAGTTCGCCAACattgccgtcgacgcggtgCTGTCGGTGGCGGACCTGGagcggcgcgacgtcgactttGAGCTCATCAaggtcgacggcaaggtgggcggcgcgctcgaggactCGCTGCTGGTCAAGGGCGTCATCGTGGACAAGGACTTTTCGCACCCGCAGATGCCGTCGGAGATCCGCGACGCCAAGATTGCCATTCTGACGTGCGCCTTTGagccgcccaagcccaagacgAAGCACCACCTGGACATTACGAGCGTAGAAGAGTTCAAGAAGCTGCAGAACTACGAGCGGGAAAAGTTTATCGAGATGATCCAGCAGATCAAGGACACGGGCGCGAACCTGGCCATCTGCCAGTGGGgtttcgacgacgaggccaaccacctgctgctgcagaacAAGCtgccggcggtgcggtgGGTCGGCGGCCCGGAGATTgagctcatcgccatcgccaccaacGGCCGGATCGTGCCGCGCTTCGAGGACCTCAAGGCGGAGAAGCTGGGCTCGGCGGGCATCGTGCGGGAGATGACGTTTGGCACGACGCGCGAGAAGATGCTCGTCATTGAGGAGTGCGCCAACACGCGCGCCGTGACTGTGTTTGTCCGCGGCAGTAACAAGATG atcatcgacgaggcgaagCGATCGCTACATGATGCGCTGTGCGTGGTGCGCAACCTCGTCCGCGACAACCGCGTCgtctacggcggcggcgcggccgagatTGCGTGCTCACTGGCGGTggaggacgcggcggtgCAGACGCCCGGGCTGGAGCAGTACGCGATGCGCGCCTTCtccgaggcgctcgacgcggtgccgatggcgctggcggagaaCAGCGGCCTCAACCCCATctcgacgctggccgaggtcAAGAGCCAGCAGGTcaagggcggccgcggcaggctGGGTGTCGACTGCATGGGCCAGGGCAGCAACGACATGAAGGAGGCGTTTGTCATCGACCCGCTGATTGGCAAGAAGCAacagctgcagctggcgacGCAGCTGTGCAGGATGGTGCTCAAGGTGAATAATGTCATCGTGTCGGGCGTAGACGAGAACGACTTTTAG
- a CDS encoding uncharacterized protein (EggNog:ENOG503NZWW~COG:S) has protein sequence MMKWPCAAPACRRPALWTLLGQCEQCHRHFCGEHAVSTLHTCLTTEEIHTIYVSGDESRLRKLNASRRTAGEKIISALIGSIDGNALRERAETLRHRMKCTVSLPAANQAYLNMDVVGGRNYHASIVFDDGKAWLARFRLPNHNAPPVEERNFDRRSEFATYRFLAEAAVPVPRVYDYADDEDPSNAVGAGYILVEKLAGKPLAWHEADQAQREKFMRQLADIYTQLEKHPLGALGRLQPSSSSAGQPEVGPAFFDYDSSGRAVPFGPFDNMDDYYNALIQHKIGLIKTGEIAPSAPLDQYLVYRSLLDRLPQSEQGPFFLRHVDSRDVNFLVDPDYNITGIIDLELAIVTAKGAAFQSPLLLYNLGELYHEGLSTPSEDEKRLAKILQEETKSDELSALVAQKLHFRVDQVIETNPEDGKSFTRVFSGWWKAATGEQAFDWDMWYRNALDKYGDGGFTPSTVR, from the exons ATGATGAAGTggccttgcgcagctccggCATGTCGCCGTCCCGCTTTGTGGACGCTTCTCGGGCAATGTGAACAATGCCACCGACATTTTTGCGGAGAACATGCCGTCTCAACTTTACACACGTGTTTGACAACAGAG GAAATCCACACGATCTATGTGTCTGGTGACGAGTCTAGGCTCCGAAAGCTCAACGCATCCCGACGAACGGCAGGCGAGAAGATCATCTCTGCCCTGATAggcagcatcgacggcaaTGCCCTCCGCGAGCGTGCCGAGACTTTACGTCACAGAATGAAATGTACTGTCAGTCTTCCAGCAGCCAATCAGGCATACTTGAACATGGACGTCGTTGGGGGACGCAACTACCATGCCTCAATCGTGTTTGACGATGGAAAGGCCTGGCTGGCACGATTCCGGCTGCCGAACCACAACGCACCTCCAGTGGAGGAGAGAAACTTTGACCGTCGCAGCGAATTCGCCACATATCGCTTTCTGGCCGAAGCTGCTGTCCCAGTTCCACGCGTCTACGACtatgccgatgacgaggatcCATCCAACGCTGTTGGCGCTGGATACATTCTAGTCGAAAAGCTTGCGGGGAAGCCGTTGGCTTGGCACGAAGCGGATCAAGCACAGAGGGAAAAGTTCATGCGTCAATTAGCCGACATTTATACCCAGCTGGAGAAGCATCCTCTTGGAGCACTTGGGCGCCTGCaaccatcgtcgtcgtcggcaggccAGCCAGAAGTCGGTCCGGCATTTTTTGATTACGACTCGAGTGGGCGTGCAGTGCCGTTTGGTCCATTCGATAATATGGACGACTACTACAACGCCTTAATCCAGCATAAAATTGGTCTCATCAAGACGGGGGAGATTGCACCATCTGCACCCCTCGATCAATACCTTGTCTACAGGAGTCTTCTTGATCGCCTCCCCCAAAGCGAGCAGGGTCCTTTCTTCTTGCGCCATGTCGACTCTAGAGATGTTAATTTCCTAGTTGATCCTGACTACAACATCACAGGCATTATAGATTTGGAGCTGGCCATTGTCACGGCCAAAGGCGCGGCTTTCCAGTCGCCTCTATTACTGTACAACCTGGGAGAGCTGTACCATGAAGGCCTCTCCACACCAAGCGAGGATGAAAAGCGCCTTGCTAAGATCCTTCAGGAAGAGACCAAGTCGGACGAGCTCTCTGCGTTGGTTGCGCAGAAGCTGCACTTTAGAGTTGACCAAGTGATAGAGACGAACCCCGAGGATGGGAAAAGTTTTACCAGAGTTTTCAGCGGATGGTGGAAGGCTGCTACGGGGGAACAAGCATTCGATTGGGACATGTGGTATAGAAATGCATTGGACAAGTATGGCGATGGAGGCTTTACGCCTTCAACTGTCAGATAG
- a CDS encoding uncharacterized protein (EggNog:ENOG503NZWW~COG:S) produces MKCTVSLPAANQAYLNMDVVGGRNYHASIVFDDGKAWLARFRLPNHNAPPVEERNFDRRSEFATYRFLAEAAVPVPRVYDYADDEDPSNAVGAGYILVEKLAGKPLAWHEADQAQREKFMRQLADIYTQLEKHPLGALGRLQPSSSSAGQPEVGPAFFDYDSSGRAVPFGPFDNMDDYYNALIQHKIGLIKTGEIAPSAPLDQYLVYRSLLDRLPQSEQGPFFLRHVDSRDVNFLVDPDYNITGIIDLELAIVTAKGAAFQSPLLLYNLGELYHEGLSTPSEDEKRLAKILQEETKSDELSALVAQKLHFRVDQVIETNPEDGKSFTRVFSGWWKAATGEQAFDWDMWYRNALDKYGDGGFTPSTVR; encoded by the coding sequence ATGAAATGTACTGTCAGTCTTCCAGCAGCCAATCAGGCATACTTGAACATGGACGTCGTTGGGGGACGCAACTACCATGCCTCAATCGTGTTTGACGATGGAAAGGCCTGGCTGGCACGATTCCGGCTGCCGAACCACAACGCACCTCCAGTGGAGGAGAGAAACTTTGACCGTCGCAGCGAATTCGCCACATATCGCTTTCTGGCCGAAGCTGCTGTCCCAGTTCCACGCGTCTACGACtatgccgatgacgaggatcCATCCAACGCTGTTGGCGCTGGATACATTCTAGTCGAAAAGCTTGCGGGGAAGCCGTTGGCTTGGCACGAAGCGGATCAAGCACAGAGGGAAAAGTTCATGCGTCAATTAGCCGACATTTATACCCAGCTGGAGAAGCATCCTCTTGGAGCACTTGGGCGCCTGCaaccatcgtcgtcgtcggcaggccAGCCAGAAGTCGGTCCGGCATTTTTTGATTACGACTCGAGTGGGCGTGCAGTGCCGTTTGGTCCATTCGATAATATGGACGACTACTACAACGCCTTAATCCAGCATAAAATTGGTCTCATCAAGACGGGGGAGATTGCACCATCTGCACCCCTCGATCAATACCTTGTCTACAGGAGTCTTCTTGATCGCCTCCCCCAAAGCGAGCAGGGTCCTTTCTTCTTGCGCCATGTCGACTCTAGAGATGTTAATTTCCTAGTTGATCCTGACTACAACATCACAGGCATTATAGATTTGGAGCTGGCCATTGTCACGGCCAAAGGCGCGGCTTTCCAGTCGCCTCTATTACTGTACAACCTGGGAGAGCTGTACCATGAAGGCCTCTCCACACCAAGCGAGGATGAAAAGCGCCTTGCTAAGATCCTTCAGGAAGAGACCAAGTCGGACGAGCTCTCTGCGTTGGTTGCGCAGAAGCTGCACTTTAGAGTTGACCAAGTGATAGAGACGAACCCCGAGGATGGGAAAAGTTTTACCAGAGTTTTCAGCGGATGGTGGAAGGCTGCTACGGGGGAACAAGCATTCGATTGGGACATGTGGTATAGAAATGCATTGGACAAGTATGGCGATGGAGGCTTTACGCCTTCAACTGTCAGATAG
- a CDS encoding uncharacterized protein (COG:S~EggNog:ENOG503P26W) translates to MGLKQHQPIHHTHSHPHSLARSMLNSSTTTAAASSSSASTPDRPSRRRPIPRKGHTKSRAGCPNCKRRKVKCDEASPECGPCRRLGLICEYCYSSSSSRRSCSATAAEAAAGSKTTGPVMAPVPAPARLPSAAVVPTYSSGGGGRFDMADLRFFQHFLLCAYPPLPIGGWSVWQLVSQMSHEYEFLVHAMLGLGASHLSLLVPSPSPSSSSSSSRSHVQDALRHRVAAIKLLNEFLARGPHATADIDAAFAAILSLTYQAAHMPDGLYDFLTMTRGCTCSPTAADAATVP, encoded by the exons ATGGGACTCAAACAACATCAACCCATCCACCACACTCACTCTCACCCTCACTCTCTCGCCCGCAGCATGCTCAACAgtagcaccaccaccgccgccgccagcagcagctccgcatcgacgccggACCGGccgtcccgtcgccgcccgatCCCCCGCAAGGGCCACACCAAGTCGCGCGCCGGGTGTCCCAACTGCAAGCGCCGCAAGGTCAAatgcgacgaggcgagtCCCGAGTGCGGTCCGTGCCGGCGTCTGGGGCTCATATGCGAGTACTgctactcctcctcctcctcccgccgctcctgctcggcgacggcggcggaggcggcggccgggagCAAGACGACGGGGCCCGTCATGGCTCCGGtcccggctccggctcgccTCCCGTCCGCAGCCGTGGTGCCGACATACTCtagcggcggtggaggccgGTTCGACATGGCGGACCTGCGCTTCTTCCAGCACTTTCTCCTCTGCGCGtacccgccgctgcccatcGGCGGCTGGTCCGTCTGGCAGCTCGTCTCGCAAATGTCCCACGAG TACGAGTTTTTGGTACACGCCATGCTGGGGCTCGGCGCCTCGCACCTCAGCCTGCtcgtgccgtcgccatcgccatcatcatcgtcgtcgtcatcgaggaGCCACGTCCAGGACGCGCTGCGgcaccgcgtcgccgccatcaagctcCTCAACGAgttcctcgcccgcggcccgcaCGCGAccgccgacatcgacgccgccttcgccgccatcctgtCGCTGACGTACCAGGCTGCGCACATGCCCGACGGGCTGTACGACTTTCTCACCATGACGCGGGGGTGTACGTGCTCCCCCACCGCTGCCGACGCTGCTACTGTTCCTTGA
- a CDS encoding uncharacterized protein (COG:S~EggNog:ENOG503P26W) translates to MGLKQHQPIHHTHSHPHSLARSMLNSSTTTAAASSSSASTPDRPSRRRPIPRKGHTKSRAGCPNCKRRKVKCDEASPECGPCRRLGLICEYCYSSSSSRRSCSATAAEAAAGSKTTGPVMAPVPAPARLPSAAVVPTYSSGGGGRFDMADLRFFQHFLLCAYPPLPIGGWSVWQLVSQMSHEYEFLVHAMLGLGASHLSLLVPSPSPSSSSSSSRSHVQDALRHRVAAIKLLNEFLARGPHATADIDAAFAAILSLTYQAAHMPDGLYDFLTMTRGCFLVGSLVGNEFRSSAFRTFERDNYVERAVEVVARGTPTQHHFLDGALVDGFCASLERLGRMCQSVAEVRYLAMMRRIARSFNSDMAESYRQSTFLYEQLGQLTADEYASFVDPRNDTARLVIAHMLVLDCVMAGRVEGADERRSEPPAGLHRYDSRNVMVCVWVGDIYASLPPELRPYGDWPARFARGLMSLFDVDTSFWREGGAKMPRLECAEQFVQ, encoded by the exons ATGGGACTCAAACAACATCAACCCATCCACCACACTCACTCTCACCCTCACTCTCTCGCCCGCAGCATGCTCAACAgtagcaccaccaccgccgccgccagcagcagctccgcatcgacgccggACCGGccgtcccgtcgccgcccgatCCCCCGCAAGGGCCACACCAAGTCGCGCGCCGGGTGTCCCAACTGCAAGCGCCGCAAGGTCAAatgcgacgaggcgagtCCCGAGTGCGGTCCGTGCCGGCGTCTGGGGCTCATATGCGAGTACTgctactcctcctcctcctcccgccgctcctgctcggcgacggcggcggaggcggcggccgggagCAAGACGACGGGGCCCGTCATGGCTCCGGtcccggctccggctcgccTCCCGTCCGCAGCCGTGGTGCCGACATACTCtagcggcggtggaggccgGTTCGACATGGCGGACCTGCGCTTCTTCCAGCACTTTCTCCTCTGCGCGtacccgccgctgcccatcGGCGGCTGGTCCGTCTGGCAGCTCGTCTCGCAAATGTCCCACGAG TACGAGTTTTTGGTACACGCCATGCTGGGGCTCGGCGCCTCGCACCTCAGCCTGCtcgtgccgtcgccatcgccatcatcatcgtcgtcgtcatcgaggaGCCACGTCCAGGACGCGCTGCGgcaccgcgtcgccgccatcaagctcCTCAACGAgttcctcgcccgcggcccgcaCGCGAccgccgacatcgacgccgccttcgccgccatcctgtCGCTGACGTACCAGGCTGCGCACATGCCCGACGGGCTGTACGACTTTCTCACCATGACGCGGGGGT GCTTCCTCGTGGGATCCCTCGTGGGCAACGAGTTCCGCTCCTCTGCGTTCCGCACGTTTGAGCGCGACAACTacgtcgagcgcgccgtcgaggtcgtcgcgcgcgggacgccgacgcagcaccacttcctcgacggggcgctcgtcgacggcttcTGCGCGAGCCTCGAGCGCCTGGGCCGCATGTGCCAgagcgtcgccgaggtccgGTACCTGGCCATGAtgcgccgcatcgccagGTCTTTTAATTCCGACATGGCCGAGA GCTACCGCCAGAGCACGTTTCTgtacgagcagctcggccagctcaCGGCCGACGAGTACGCCTCGTTCGTGGACCCGCGCAACGAcacggcgcgcctcgtcatcgcgcACATGCTGGTGCTGGACTGCGTCATGGCCGGGCGCGTCGAGGGTGCCGACGAGCGGCGGTCCGAGCCCCCCGCGGGCCTGCATCGCTACGACTCGCGCAACGTCATGGTCTGCGTCTGGGTCGGCGACATTTATGCCAGCTTGCCGCCCGAGCTGCGGCCCTACGGCGACTGGCCGGCGCGGTTTGCGCGTGGCCTCATGAGCCTCTTCGACGTTGACACGAGTTTctggcgggagggaggcgccAAGATGCCGCGACTAGAGTGCGCGGAGCAATTCGTACAATAA
- a CDS encoding uncharacterized protein (COG:S~TransMembrane:7 (o12-33i40-58o70-93i114-131o151-174i195-213o233-251i)~EggNog:ENOG503P00F), translating into MSTDVWMYNPSLALAILGSAVYGVLFIAITYLTWVRYRSWYFSVVVIGAAIEVAGYVLRAYSANHRSELSPFVMTLTFTVLAPVLIAAGNYLLISRLIRAVLPPARHRILGVPGRRLTPIFVACDVVAFLVQGNGSGIASSDNWTGSTERIGRNVLIGGLVFQLVSFGLFLCVFGRFHVLANRETAPDAPQGWRFVLRAVYVSSALIMIRTIYRVCEFGEGMNGYAFRTEWLFWVFEALPMVGAIGVFCIWHPSRYLGKDGAAPKKVASDEEVALKSRRWWRRSKAEGRS; encoded by the exons ATGTCTACGGATGTTTGGATGTACAATCCCTCGCTTgcgctcgccatcctcggcaGCGCCGTGTATGGAGTCCtcttcatcgccatcacctACCTGACGTGGGTACGCTATCGATCATGGTACTTTTCCGTCGTGGTAATCGGCGCCGCTATCGAGGTAGCTGGCTACGTCTTGCGCGCCTACTCGGCGAACCACCGCTCTGAGCTG TCTCCGTTTGTCATGACGCTCACGTTTACGGTGCTCGCGCCCGTCTTGATCGCGGCCGGCAACTACCTCCTCATCAGCCGCCtcatccgcgccgtccttCCTCCCGCGCGCCACCGCATTCTCGGCgtgccgggccggcggctgaCGCCCATCTTCGTCGCGTGTGACGTGGTCGCCTTTCTCGTCCAGGGCAACGGCTCCGGCATCGCCAGCAGCGACAACTGGACAGGCTCGACGGAGCGCATCGGCCGGAACGTGCTCATTGGCGGCCTCGTGTTCCAGCTCGTCTCGTTtggcctcttcctctgcGTGTTCGGCCGCTTCCACGTGCTGGCCAACCGGGAGACGGCGCCGGACGCGCCGCAGGGATGGAGGTTCGTTTTGCGCGCTGTCTACGTGTCGAGCGCTCTCATCATG ATCCGCACCATCTACCGCGTGTGCGAGTTCGGCGAGGGCATGAACGGCTATGCCTTCCGCACCGAGTGGCTGTTCTGGGTGTTCGAGGCGCTGCCCATGGTCGGGGCCATTGGCGTCTTCTGCATCTGGCACCCGAGCCGATACCTGGGCAAGGATGGCGCGGCTCCCAAGAAGGTggcgtcggacgaggaggtggcgCTCAAAAGTCGACGCTGGTGGCGACGTTCCAAGGCGGAGGGACGGTCTTGA